Genomic DNA from Quadrisphaera setariae:
GCGGCTGCTGTCAGGCCACCCGGCACGGGCACGCCGCACCGGGTGGCCTGCCACTGGGCGGAGGCCATCCGCGACGGGCAGCTGCAGCCGTCCCGGGCCTCCCGCGACCCCGCGGCGGTGGAGCCGGCCTGACGGCCGGCTACCTCACGACGTCGACGACGGCGTACACCCCGTCCTGGGGGATGCTGATCGTGGTCCTGTCGAGGGGCAGCCCCGCGCGCCGCACGAGGTCCACCAGCTCCTCGACGCTGCGCGGCACCAGCTGCGGCCAGCCGATCGCGCGCTGGTTGAACTGGAGCTCGCGGCGGTCGGAGAGCATGTTGGCCACCACCAGCGAGCCGCCCGGCCTCAGCAGGCGGAACGCCTCGCGCAGCAGGCGCACGCACGAGGTGTCGCGGAAGTACTCGAAGATGCCGAGCGCCTCGACGAGGTCGGCGCTCCCCTCGCCCACCTCCTGCAGCAGCGCGGGCCGGACGAGCAGGTCGCGCACGAGGTCACGTTGGAGCAGGGCGACGTCGGGCCCGAGCTCCAGGCCCTGCTCGACCACCATGCGCTCGGCCAGGGAGAGGGCGTGGGGATCGATGTCCACCAGGGTCAGGTGCGGGCGCTGCGCGAGGCCCTCGATGCCGGCCATGGCGTCCAGGACTGGGACGGCGGCTCCGCTGGCGAGGCTGACCCAGCGAGGGCGAGCTGCCTCGCTCAGCGTGCGGGCGTCTCGGCGCGCGATCTCCTGGAGCACCACGGCGCGGGTGCGCACACCGATCGAGTCCAGGGCGTCGCGGTAGATGGTCGCCGAGGTCTGGTCGAGCGCTGCCCCCGAGGGCAGGTGGCTGATGCCGGGGCGCTGCACCGGGAGCAGGGCGCCAGCGCCGGGGACGAGTGCGGTGCGCCACTCCCGCATGGTGGGGGAGGCGTAGAAGTACTCCGAGGCGGGGTTCTGGATGACGAGCTCGCCGTTCCGGACCACCGGTGCCTCCCACTCGGGGTGTGCTCGCAGCAGCGCGTCGTGGGCGGCGAACTCCGCCTGCAGCGCGGTGCGGGTCGGCGAGCCCGCATGGGCGTCGTCGACGACCAGCCTGCGGTGGCGCACGCCGTGCTGGTGGTCGACCACGTCGACGGCGAGCTCGACCCGGCCGCTGCGCTGGTGCGGCAGCAGCCGCACCCGCGTGGTCGCGGCCGCGGGGCGTGCTGTCACGGA
This window encodes:
- a CDS encoding class I SAM-dependent methyltransferase, with protein sequence MTARPAAATTRVRLLPHQRSGRVELAVDVVDHQHGVRHRRLVVDDAHAGSPTRTALQAEFAAHDALLRAHPEWEAPVVRNGELVIQNPASEYFYASPTMREWRTALVPGAGALLPVQRPGISHLPSGAALDQTSATIYRDALDSIGVRTRAVVLQEIARRDARTLSEAARPRWVSLASGAAVPVLDAMAGIEGLAQRPHLTLVDIDPHALSLAERMVVEQGLELGPDVALLQRDLVRDLLVRPALLQEVGEGSADLVEALGIFEYFRDTSCVRLLREAFRLLRPGGSLVVANMLSDRRELQFNQRAIGWPQLVPRSVEELVDLVRRAGLPLDRTTISIPQDGVYAVVDVVR